A genome region from Geobacter pickeringii includes the following:
- a CDS encoding chemotaxis protein CheW, translating into MESEIQEIQLACFRIGDASFAADIMRIKEIIRPQKMTRLPKAPPFVEGVINLRGNVIPVVDLRKRFDLPERTALEESRLLVVAVARQLVGLVVDDVTEVVTVQVHDIKPPPQVVEGIGAEYLIGVCLVREALIMLLNLDRILSSRETSALAGISRMSEVVPAP; encoded by the coding sequence ATGGAAAGTGAGATCCAGGAAATTCAGCTTGCCTGCTTCCGCATCGGCGACGCCTCCTTTGCCGCCGATATCATGCGGATCAAGGAGATCATCCGCCCCCAGAAAATGACGCGCCTTCCCAAGGCTCCCCCCTTCGTTGAGGGGGTCATCAATCTGCGCGGCAACGTGATCCCGGTAGTCGACCTGCGCAAACGATTCGATCTTCCCGAACGGACTGCGCTGGAAGAGTCGCGGCTGCTGGTGGTGGCCGTGGCGCGCCAGCTCGTCGGTCTGGTGGTGGACGACGTGACCGAGGTCGTCACGGTCCAGGTCCACGACATCAAACCGCCGCCCCAGGTGGTGGAGGGGATTGGTGCCGAGTATCTCATCGGGGTCTGCCTCGTGCGCGAGGCGCTGATCATGCTGCTCAATCTCGATCGAATCCTCAGCAGTCGTGAGACGTCGGCGCTCGCCGGGATTTCCCGGATGTCCGAGGTCGTCCCGGCCCCATAA
- a CDS encoding response regulator transcription factor, whose translation MNKKKILIVEDEESLLKLESILLSSRGYDVTGVLDGIAALEQIDVVKPDLVILDIMLPEMDGFEVCRRIKANPATSHIPVVMLTAKKSGQDQKKGLDAGAAAYVTKPFKSARIMEIIQGLIAG comes from the coding sequence ATGAACAAGAAAAAGATTCTGATCGTCGAGGACGAGGAGAGCCTGCTCAAGCTTGAGAGCATTCTTCTCTCTTCCCGCGGCTATGACGTTACGGGGGTGCTGGACGGCATCGCCGCCCTCGAGCAGATCGACGTCGTCAAGCCCGATCTGGTAATCCTTGACATCATGCTCCCCGAGATGGACGGGTTCGAGGTCTGCCGGCGGATCAAGGCGAATCCCGCGACCAGCCATATCCCGGTCGTGATGCTGACGGCCAAGAAGAGCGGACAGGACCAGAAGAAGGGGCTCGACGCCGGGGCGGCCGCCTACGTGACCAAACCGTTCAAATCCGCCCGCATCATGGAGATAATACAGGGGCTCATCGCCGGCTGA
- a CDS encoding chemotaxis protein CheW, with protein sequence MDIAEIRKKAQRERREGKSAPAPAAAPFPREETAPVEEPSGGETPIYDDLFPAAAPETFPLAVPALPPAIQDPLAIILEGRKAALVEELLPAGVAAETTPAIVGSREILCFRVADEIYGIDIMDLKEIIKPRETTEIPHAPPFIAGVLSLRGIIIPVFVLRERLGLGEAAVRNKERIIVVKRGDGLCGLLVDEVTQVVRIDADSVEPPPAVLDGIDRDFVGGIGRNTGEIIILLNLDKVLDAALC encoded by the coding sequence ATGGATATTGCAGAAATACGGAAAAAGGCCCAGCGGGAGCGGAGAGAGGGAAAGAGTGCGCCCGCTCCGGCCGCAGCGCCGTTCCCCCGTGAGGAGACGGCTCCGGTGGAGGAGCCGAGCGGGGGGGAGACACCGATCTACGACGATCTTTTCCCGGCGGCGGCGCCCGAGACGTTTCCTCTGGCCGTGCCGGCGCTTCCGCCGGCCATTCAGGACCCGCTGGCCATCATCCTTGAGGGGCGAAAGGCGGCCCTCGTGGAGGAGCTCCTTCCCGCCGGTGTCGCCGCCGAGACGACCCCAGCGATTGTGGGGTCGCGGGAAATCCTCTGTTTCCGGGTCGCGGACGAGATCTACGGCATCGACATCATGGATCTCAAGGAGATCATCAAGCCGCGCGAAACCACGGAAATTCCCCACGCCCCGCCATTCATCGCCGGAGTCCTTTCCCTGCGCGGAATCATCATCCCGGTCTTCGTGCTCCGGGAACGGCTCGGTCTCGGCGAGGCCGCCGTGCGGAACAAGGAGCGGATCATCGTGGTCAAGCGCGGCGATGGTCTCTGTGGTCTCCTCGTCGACGAAGTGACCCAGGTGGTGCGGATCGACGCCGATTCGGTCGAGCCCCCCCCGGCCGTCCTCGATGGCATCGATCGCGACTTCGTCGGCGGAATCGGACGCAACACGGGGGAAATCATCATCCTGCTCAATCTCGACAAGGTTCTGGACGCGGCCCTCTGCTGA
- a CDS encoding ExeA family protein, producing MYREFYGLKEKPFSKTPDPRYLFLSRGHREALARLQYAVEERELALLTGDIGCGKTTISRALMDAMGEECRFCFIVNPRLTPLEFLRAVARSIGVESPAVAKDELLKQLGEAVLVLRAEGRCPVIVIDEAQLIPDRELFDEIRLLTNFQLDDQNLMSVVLMGQPELRQILADPVHEPLRQRIAMHYHLQPLTLEETLEYIDFRLEVAGGVPGLFSPDAVRRIYDLSGGVPRKINILATNALLVGFGRDASWIDASLVEELREEASLY from the coding sequence ATGTACCGGGAATTCTACGGACTCAAGGAAAAGCCGTTCTCCAAGACCCCCGATCCGCGCTATCTCTTCCTCTCCCGGGGACACCGGGAGGCGCTGGCCCGCCTGCAGTACGCGGTGGAGGAACGGGAGCTGGCGCTGCTCACCGGAGACATCGGCTGCGGCAAGACCACCATCTCCCGGGCGCTCATGGACGCCATGGGGGAGGAGTGCCGCTTCTGCTTCATCGTCAATCCGCGCCTGACCCCCCTGGAGTTCCTCCGTGCCGTTGCCCGGAGCATCGGCGTGGAGAGCCCGGCCGTCGCCAAGGACGAACTGCTGAAGCAGCTCGGTGAGGCGGTGCTCGTCCTGCGCGCCGAAGGACGCTGTCCGGTCATCGTGATCGACGAGGCGCAGCTCATCCCGGATCGGGAGCTCTTCGACGAAATTCGTCTCCTGACCAACTTCCAGCTGGACGATCAGAACCTGATGAGCGTTGTGCTGATGGGGCAGCCGGAGTTGCGGCAGATCCTCGCCGATCCGGTCCATGAGCCGCTTCGGCAGCGGATCGCCATGCATTATCACCTCCAGCCCCTGACGTTGGAGGAAACCCTTGAATACATCGATTTCCGGCTTGAAGTGGCGGGTGGGGTGCCGGGGCTCTTTTCGCCGGACGCGGTACGCCGGATCTATGACCTCTCCGGCGGGGTCCCGCGGAAGATCAATATCCTCGCCACCAATGCACTCCTGGTCGGCTTCGGGAGAGACGCCTCCTGGATCGACGCCTCGCTGGTGGAGGAGTTGCGTGAGGAGGCAAGCCTGTACTGA
- a CDS encoding chemotaxis protein CheA: MTNSHDESGRALEDFLAEAEEIVEKLNTDLVTLSDCADSGECDPDLLNAIFRGSHSLKGLAGMFGFSDIQLIAHNLENLLDSLRLGKVALSPEVMNVLFDSMELLGAVVRGLGGGDDHSAAIADAVARLNACASAEPIAGESPLQKLGIPERILNSLTEYEEHRLLENVKKGRTIYSIHASFSLMSFDQDLGEISEALKGAGEVVSTLPSASATPESMIDFEILYGTELDRDGVATLVDRENVDIAAFGAAAAPAAPAPATATATTAVSAPAPAPTVAPAASAVVPVAGGEEMTAKSMSRTVRVDIGKLDELMNIVGELVLSHSTISALATRMRLEGFSSLAIELGKAAKGLERKLTELQKGVMEIRMIPVGQLFEKLARIVRKVSREQGKKVDLRMFGADTELDKLIIEDISDPMVHIVRNAIDHGLEPPEERVAAGKPERGTIRLSSYQKGNHVVIEVAEDGRGINIEKVKKKALEKGLIKSLEGITDRDALDFIFLPGFSTTDKVSELSGRGVGMDVVKNNIAAVSGMVDIDSEFGRGTRVIITLPITLAIIKALLVTTAGRSYAIPITSVLETILASEADIDTVERKEVYQLRQTTLPLVRLERFFGVARQTPPSGEFYVVVVGVAEKRLGIIVDDLTGQQDIVIKSLGDMFKGYRGISGAADLGDQRTILVLDVGGIIGEAFRSGG; encoded by the coding sequence ATGACCAATTCACACGATGAGTCCGGCAGGGCCTTGGAAGACTTTCTGGCCGAAGCCGAAGAGATTGTCGAGAAGCTCAACACCGACCTGGTCACGTTGAGTGACTGCGCCGACAGCGGGGAGTGCGACCCCGACCTCCTCAACGCGATCTTCCGCGGATCCCACTCCCTCAAGGGGCTTGCCGGGATGTTCGGTTTCAGCGACATCCAGCTGATCGCCCACAATCTGGAAAACCTCCTCGATTCACTCCGCCTCGGCAAGGTGGCGCTCTCCCCCGAGGTGATGAACGTCCTGTTCGACTCCATGGAGCTTCTCGGCGCCGTGGTGCGGGGGCTGGGGGGCGGAGATGACCACTCGGCCGCCATCGCCGACGCCGTTGCCCGGCTCAACGCCTGTGCCTCGGCCGAGCCGATCGCCGGGGAGTCTCCCTTGCAGAAGCTCGGAATCCCCGAGCGCATCCTCAATTCCCTCACCGAGTACGAAGAGCACCGCCTTCTCGAGAACGTGAAGAAGGGGCGGACGATCTACTCCATCCACGCATCGTTCAGCCTCATGTCCTTCGACCAGGATCTGGGTGAGATCTCCGAGGCCCTCAAGGGGGCGGGCGAGGTGGTGAGCACCCTGCCGAGCGCCAGTGCCACTCCTGAGTCGATGATCGATTTCGAGATTCTCTACGGCACGGAACTGGACCGCGACGGCGTGGCGACCCTGGTGGATCGCGAGAATGTCGACATTGCCGCCTTCGGAGCGGCAGCTGCACCGGCGGCGCCCGCTCCCGCCACCGCCACCGCCACCACGGCGGTCTCCGCTCCGGCTCCGGCACCGACCGTGGCCCCGGCAGCGTCGGCCGTCGTCCCGGTGGCAGGGGGCGAGGAGATGACCGCCAAAAGCATGAGCCGGACGGTGCGGGTTGACATCGGCAAGCTCGACGAGTTGATGAATATCGTCGGCGAGCTGGTCCTCTCCCACTCGACCATCTCGGCGCTGGCGACGCGCATGCGTCTCGAGGGCTTTTCGTCCCTCGCCATCGAGCTCGGCAAGGCGGCCAAGGGGTTGGAGCGCAAACTGACCGAGCTTCAGAAGGGGGTCATGGAGATCAGGATGATCCCGGTGGGGCAACTTTTCGAGAAACTCGCCCGGATCGTCCGCAAGGTTTCCCGCGAGCAGGGGAAAAAGGTCGACCTCAGGATGTTCGGGGCCGATACGGAGCTCGACAAGCTGATCATCGAGGATATTTCCGACCCGATGGTCCACATCGTCCGCAACGCCATCGATCACGGGCTGGAGCCCCCCGAGGAGCGGGTCGCCGCCGGCAAGCCCGAGCGGGGCACCATCCGGCTCTCCTCGTACCAGAAGGGGAACCATGTCGTCATCGAGGTGGCCGAGGACGGCCGCGGCATCAATATCGAGAAGGTAAAGAAGAAGGCCCTGGAAAAGGGACTCATCAAGTCCCTCGAAGGGATTACCGACCGGGACGCCCTCGATTTCATCTTCCTTCCCGGCTTCTCCACCACCGACAAGGTGAGCGAACTCTCGGGGCGCGGCGTCGGCATGGACGTGGTGAAGAACAACATCGCCGCCGTATCGGGGATGGTCGATATCGACAGCGAGTTCGGCCGGGGAACGCGGGTCATCATCACCCTGCCGATCACCCTGGCGATCATCAAGGCGCTTCTCGTCACCACGGCGGGGCGCAGTTACGCCATCCCGATTACCTCGGTGCTGGAGACGATCCTCGCCTCCGAGGCGGATATCGACACCGTCGAGCGCAAGGAGGTCTATCAGCTCCGGCAGACGACCCTGCCGCTCGTGCGGCTGGAGCGGTTCTTCGGCGTCGCGCGTCAGACGCCTCCCTCCGGGGAATTTTACGTGGTCGTGGTGGGGGTGGCCGAAAAACGCCTCGGGATCATCGTTGACGACCTGACGGGACAGCAGGATATCGTCATCAAGTCCCTCGGCGACATGTTCAAGGGGTACCGGGGTATTTCGGGGGCCGCCGACCTTGGCGACCAGCGGACGATCCTCGTTCTCGACGTGGGGGGGATCATCGGCGAGGCATTCCGGAGCGGAGGGTAG
- a CDS encoding response regulator, producing MKKILIAEDSATMRSLLVATIESLGGYQVVEAASGFEALRLLPREPVDLIITDINMPDINGLELVSFVRTSDNYRHIPLFIISTEGSERDREKGLSLGANEYLVKPFDPARLQELIVKYTA from the coding sequence GTGAAGAAGATTCTCATCGCCGAAGATTCTGCCACCATGCGATCACTCCTGGTCGCCACGATCGAGTCCCTCGGCGGATACCAGGTCGTGGAGGCGGCCAGCGGTTTCGAGGCGTTGCGTCTCCTGCCGCGGGAGCCGGTGGATCTCATCATCACCGACATCAATATGCCCGACATCAACGGGCTGGAGCTGGTGAGCTTTGTCCGCACCAGCGATAACTACCGTCATATCCCGCTCTTCATCATATCCACCGAGGGGAGCGAGCGGGATCGGGAAAAGGGGCTTTCCCTCGGGGCGAACGAGTATCTCGTCAAGCCGTTCGATCCGGCCCGGCTGCAGGAGCTGATCGTGAAGTACACCGCCTGA
- a CDS encoding DUF4388 domain-containing protein, with protein sequence MSLIGNLEDLGLGEILQIVSLSRKSGILRLRSRGREGILFFRLGQVIQATSSSQSESIGEALVRRGAIEPAKLRSALDLQAREGHRERLGAILVRYFDVPPAVIEETVREQIEDVVYALFGWIEGTFDFELKEMGEAIDAALMDPMQFMLEQGLSPQYLLTERARPADEKRAVPGEKADAADRHGRKTERPFDFADGLINLGDLLRRELGDVPASAAGRPEPTSGMTLLHGMLRELNDPSLGGGITLLVLRYAAEFVNRAVIFMVIGDELVGLGQFGISDRHGSADARIRNLRIPRTEASLFSGVMEAKHPAVLKPDPLEWNSFLFGQLDDGIPEEVFVGPIVSEGKVVALLYGDNLPGKKSIGGTESLEIFLSQAGVAMEKALLERKLMENSRGRP encoded by the coding sequence ATGAGTCTGATCGGCAACCTCGAAGATCTCGGACTGGGGGAAATCCTCCAGATCGTCAGCCTCTCGCGGAAATCGGGAATCCTGCGGCTCCGGAGCAGGGGGCGCGAAGGAATCCTCTTTTTTCGCCTGGGGCAGGTGATCCAGGCGACATCAAGCAGCCAGAGCGAGAGCATCGGCGAGGCCCTGGTCCGCCGGGGCGCCATTGAACCGGCAAAACTCCGCAGCGCCCTCGATCTTCAGGCGCGGGAGGGGCACCGGGAGCGGCTCGGGGCGATCCTCGTCCGGTATTTCGATGTTCCCCCCGCCGTCATCGAAGAGACGGTTCGGGAGCAGATCGAGGATGTGGTCTACGCTCTCTTCGGCTGGATCGAGGGGACCTTCGATTTCGAGCTGAAGGAAATGGGGGAGGCGATCGATGCCGCCCTGATGGATCCGATGCAGTTCATGCTCGAGCAGGGGCTGAGTCCCCAGTACCTGCTCACGGAGCGGGCCCGGCCCGCCGACGAGAAACGGGCGGTCCCGGGGGAAAAGGCCGATGCCGCCGATCGCCACGGCCGCAAGACGGAACGTCCCTTTGACTTCGCCGACGGACTGATTAATCTTGGCGATCTGCTTCGTCGGGAACTGGGGGACGTGCCGGCCTCTGCCGCCGGACGGCCCGAGCCGACCAGCGGTATGACCCTCCTGCACGGCATGTTGAGGGAGTTGAACGACCCTTCCCTCGGAGGAGGGATCACCCTCCTCGTGCTTCGCTATGCCGCCGAGTTTGTGAACCGGGCAGTGATATTCATGGTTATCGGGGACGAGCTGGTTGGCCTCGGCCAATTCGGGATCTCCGACCGTCACGGCTCCGCGGACGCCCGGATCAGGAATCTGCGGATTCCCCGAACCGAGGCCTCGCTGTTCAGCGGGGTCATGGAGGCGAAGCATCCAGCGGTCCTCAAGCCCGATCCGCTCGAATGGAACAGCTTCCTCTTCGGGCAACTCGACGACGGGATTCCCGAAGAGGTCTTCGTGGGACCCATCGTCAGCGAAGGGAAGGTCGTGGCCCTTTTGTACGGCGACAACCTCCCGGGCAAAAAGTCGATCGGCGGCACCGAATCGCTGGAGATATTCCTTTCCCAGGCAGGGGTCGCCATGGAGAAGGCGCTTCTGGAACGAAAACTGATGGAAAACAGCCGGGGGAGACCGTGA
- the der gene encoding ribosome biogenesis GTPase Der: MIPIVAIVGRPNVGKSTLFNRLVGRRKAIVDDMPGVTRDRNYETVTRYEVPFILIDTGGFEPASEDRLLQQMREQSQLAIDEADVILFLMDGRAGLTPSDVEVVEMLRRVDKPVFFVVNKVDGEKLENEAAEFYTLGVENIQTISAEHNRGVGDLMDEVVAALPQKKGAAVAEDVTKIAVVGRPNVGKSSLVNRLLGFERVVANPTPGTTRDSVDTLFTCNKKRYLLIDTAGIRRKGKTTQKLEKYSVVDSLRSIERADVVLVVINAEEGVTEQDERIAGYAYEAGRACIFVVNKWDTLAKDNSTLGKFVDQIRTEFKYLPFAPIVFVSAKTGQRINKVMDEVETVMAQYSKRVSTADLNRAFSDAVEKHHAPLFQGRRVKFYYATQVGTKPPSFVIFTNRPEGIHFSYERYLMNKLREAFDFTGSPLRLVFRGRERKRS; the protein is encoded by the coding sequence ATGATACCGATAGTTGCCATCGTCGGCCGCCCCAACGTGGGGAAGTCGACCCTTTTCAACCGTCTCGTGGGACGCCGCAAGGCCATCGTCGACGACATGCCGGGCGTCACCCGGGACCGGAACTACGAAACCGTCACCCGCTACGAGGTGCCGTTCATCCTGATCGACACCGGCGGTTTCGAGCCGGCGAGCGAGGACCGGCTCCTGCAGCAGATGCGCGAGCAGTCCCAGCTCGCCATCGATGAGGCGGACGTGATCCTCTTTCTCATGGATGGCCGGGCCGGTCTCACCCCATCCGACGTCGAGGTGGTGGAGATGCTGCGCCGCGTGGACAAGCCGGTCTTCTTCGTGGTCAACAAGGTGGACGGCGAGAAGCTCGAGAACGAGGCGGCCGAGTTCTACACCCTCGGCGTGGAGAACATCCAGACCATCTCGGCCGAGCATAACCGCGGCGTCGGCGACCTGATGGACGAGGTGGTGGCGGCCCTGCCGCAGAAGAAGGGCGCCGCGGTGGCTGAGGATGTGACGAAGATCGCCGTGGTGGGGCGGCCGAACGTCGGCAAGTCTTCCCTGGTGAACCGACTCCTCGGCTTCGAGCGGGTGGTGGCGAACCCGACCCCCGGCACGACCCGTGATTCGGTCGATACGCTCTTCACCTGCAACAAGAAGCGCTATCTCCTGATCGACACCGCGGGAATCAGGCGCAAGGGGAAGACGACCCAGAAGCTCGAAAAATACAGCGTGGTCGATTCGCTGCGGAGCATCGAGCGGGCCGACGTGGTGCTGGTCGTCATCAACGCCGAGGAAGGGGTGACCGAGCAGGACGAGCGGATCGCCGGCTACGCCTACGAGGCGGGCCGGGCCTGCATCTTCGTGGTCAACAAGTGGGACACCCTGGCGAAAGACAACTCGACCCTCGGCAAATTCGTCGATCAGATCAGGACCGAGTTCAAGTATCTGCCGTTTGCGCCGATAGTATTCGTATCGGCCAAGACCGGACAGCGGATCAACAAGGTGATGGATGAGGTGGAGACGGTGATGGCCCAGTATTCGAAGCGGGTTTCCACCGCCGATCTCAACCGGGCCTTCTCGGATGCCGTGGAGAAGCACCACGCGCCGCTGTTCCAGGGGAGGCGGGTGAAGTTCTACTATGCAACCCAGGTGGGGACGAAGCCCCCTTCCTTCGTCATCTTCACCAATCGTCCCGAGGGGATTCATTTCTCCTATGAGCGCTATCTTATGAACAAGCTCCGGGAGGCGTTCGATTTTACCGGTTCCCCCCTTCGTCTGGTCTTCCGCGGCAGGGAGCGCAAGAGGTCGTAA
- the era gene encoding GTPase Era produces MPDTPFRSGFVSIIGRPNVGKSTLLNRILGEKIVITSDKPQTTRNRIQGIHNPAGAQIVFIDTPGIHRATSRLNKYMVEVALSSVKEVDLVLFLAEAQRDPGEQEREIIDVLAEATVPVWLVLNKIDLAPQEDVLTRIDAYRKLFPFREVVPVSAETGFGVEGLVELVKNQLPEGPVYFPDDILTDLPERFIVAEIIREKVFRLTRDEIPYATAVEVDSFKERPDGSLVSIAATITVERDSQKGIVIGKKGAMLRRIGTEARLEIERFLAAKVFLELFVRVRKDWSENPSMLRDLGYE; encoded by the coding sequence TTGCCCGATACACCGTTTCGTTCCGGATTTGTCTCGATCATCGGCCGTCCCAACGTGGGGAAGTCGACTCTGCTGAACCGCATCCTTGGCGAAAAGATCGTCATCACCTCGGACAAGCCCCAGACCACCCGCAACCGAATCCAGGGAATCCATAACCCCGCCGGCGCCCAGATTGTCTTCATCGATACGCCGGGAATCCACCGGGCCACGTCGCGGCTCAACAAGTACATGGTGGAGGTTGCCCTCTCGTCCGTCAAGGAGGTCGATCTGGTCCTCTTCCTGGCCGAGGCCCAGCGGGATCCCGGGGAGCAGGAGCGGGAGATAATCGACGTGCTGGCGGAGGCGACGGTACCGGTCTGGCTGGTCCTCAACAAGATCGATCTGGCCCCCCAGGAGGACGTCCTCACAAGGATCGATGCCTACCGGAAGCTCTTCCCGTTTCGCGAGGTCGTTCCGGTTTCGGCCGAGACCGGCTTCGGGGTGGAGGGGCTCGTGGAACTGGTCAAGAACCAGCTTCCGGAGGGGCCGGTCTACTTCCCCGACGACATCCTAACCGACCTGCCGGAGCGCTTCATCGTCGCGGAGATCATCCGCGAGAAGGTCTTTCGCCTGACCCGGGACGAGATCCCCTATGCCACCGCCGTGGAGGTCGACAGCTTCAAGGAGCGCCCCGACGGCAGCCTCGTCTCCATTGCCGCCACCATCACGGTGGAGCGCGACTCCCAGAAGGGGATCGTCATCGGCAAAAAGGGGGCGATGCTCCGGCGGATCGGCACCGAGGCACGGCTCGAAATCGAGCGGTTCCTCGCCGCAAAGGTCTTTCTCGAGCTCTTTGTCCGGGTCAGGAAGGATTGGAGCGAAAACCCGTCGATGCTCAGGGATCTCGGCTACGAGTGA